From one Amycolatopsis sp. FDAARGOS 1241 genomic stretch:
- a CDS encoding pyridoxamine 5'-phosphate oxidase family protein encodes MEIDLTARGDEFRAFWTERRLASLTTVRADGTPHVVAVGVTVDFEAGVARVITFADSHKARVTRNGTGDGVAAAVCQVDGPRWSTLEGRMILRDDEESVRDAENRYAQRYRQPRPNPKRVVLEIAIKRVLGNA; translated from the coding sequence ATGGAGATCGACCTGACCGCGCGCGGCGACGAGTTCCGCGCCTTCTGGACCGAGCGGCGCCTCGCCTCGCTGACCACCGTCCGCGCCGATGGGACGCCGCACGTCGTCGCGGTCGGGGTGACCGTCGACTTCGAGGCGGGCGTCGCGCGGGTCATCACGTTCGCCGATTCGCACAAGGCGCGCGTGACCCGAAACGGCACCGGTGACGGCGTGGCCGCGGCCGTGTGCCAGGTGGACGGTCCGCGCTGGTCTACTTTGGAGGGCCGCATGATCCTGCGCGACGACGAGGAATCCGTGCGCGACGCCGAAAACCGCTATGCGCAGCGCTATCGCCAGCCCCGGCCCAACCCGAAGCGGGTCGTGCTCGAGATCGCGATCAAGCGGGTCCTCGGCAACGCCTAG
- a CDS encoding TetR/AcrR family transcriptional regulator has product MPAVTREQYFEAALGVLSADGFAGLNVGRLCRELGVTSGSFYHHFGGWAAFVDELLAFWENRQVLILAAGDFGTAGPAADFAALMDLTLGLHHKAEAAIRAWSVNDETVRAAQKRVDHARLRTVGRAVKGIVSDAVPARTLTALGLAMLVGHQQLAAAGEDTDLPALIAEYTWLVHSRARRCRGPA; this is encoded by the coding sequence ATGCCCGCGGTCACCAGGGAGCAGTACTTCGAGGCGGCGTTGGGCGTGCTGTCGGCCGATGGCTTCGCGGGCCTGAACGTCGGCCGCCTGTGCCGCGAGCTGGGTGTGACGAGCGGTTCGTTCTACCACCACTTCGGCGGCTGGGCGGCGTTCGTCGACGAGCTGCTGGCGTTCTGGGAGAACCGCCAGGTCCTGATCCTTGCCGCGGGCGATTTCGGCACGGCGGGCCCGGCCGCCGACTTCGCCGCCCTGATGGATCTGACGCTCGGGCTGCACCACAAGGCCGAAGCGGCGATCCGCGCGTGGTCGGTGAACGACGAAACGGTGCGAGCTGCCCAGAAACGCGTCGACCACGCGCGGTTGCGGACCGTCGGGCGCGCCGTGAAGGGCATCGTGAGTGACGCGGTTCCGGCGCGCACGCTGACCGCACTGGGCCTGGCGATGCTCGTCGGCCACCAGCAGCTCGCGGCGGCGGGGGAGGACACGGACTTGCCGGCGTTGATCGCGGAGTACACCTGGCTGGTGCACTCGCGCGCTAGGCGTTGCCGAGGACCCGCTTGA
- a CDS encoding erythromycin esterase family protein — MKVNDYVLGRGGALDDLLATGFTHTFGSLAGNRALVEWLRDHNAAACPADRVHFHGFDLPTEMTSAPNPRPYLEHTRDYLALDWDIAALAGPDDDWSREEAVLDPACSPGATPASDRLRALADDLLSLLYVRAPALITATSRESWFRAHTHCTAALGLLRYHRTAATAADLRTRISLLSAVRDAQMARNLLDIRHRESTRGATLVSAHNLHLQRPLCTWSSPLTKLDWPSAGSILTAVSRDYFFIPSTTDALELPTPPPTTSWHLVSPKLLRAAPPRPTPHPDRGYFPLAQATIDTADAILQITDTTKTTNDLKDT; from the coding sequence ATGAAGGTGAACGACTACGTCCTGGGCCGCGGCGGCGCCCTCGACGACCTGCTGGCCACCGGGTTCACCCACACCTTCGGCTCCCTGGCGGGCAACCGCGCCCTGGTCGAGTGGCTGCGCGATCACAACGCCGCGGCCTGCCCCGCCGACCGGGTGCACTTCCACGGCTTCGACCTGCCCACCGAGATGACCAGCGCCCCCAACCCCCGCCCGTACCTGGAACACACTCGCGACTACCTCGCCCTCGACTGGGACATCGCGGCGCTGGCGGGCCCGGACGACGACTGGTCCCGCGAGGAGGCCGTCCTGGACCCCGCGTGCTCCCCAGGCGCCACCCCCGCGTCCGACCGCCTTCGCGCGCTGGCCGACGACCTGCTTTCGCTCCTGTACGTCCGCGCGCCTGCGCTGATCACCGCCACTTCGCGCGAGTCGTGGTTCCGCGCGCACACCCACTGCACCGCCGCCCTCGGCCTGCTCCGCTACCACCGCACCGCCGCTACCGCCGCGGACCTCCGCACGCGCATCTCCCTCCTCTCCGCCGTCCGCGACGCCCAGATGGCCCGGAACCTCCTGGACATCCGCCACCGCGAATCCACCCGCGGCGCCACCTTGGTCTCCGCCCACAACCTCCACCTGCAACGCCCCCTGTGCACCTGGTCCTCCCCGCTGACCAAGCTGGACTGGCCCAGCGCCGGCTCGATCCTCACGGCGGTTTCGCGGGACTACTTCTTCATCCCCTCCACCACCGACGCCCTCGAACTCCCGACCCCACCGCCTACGACTTCCTGGCACCTTGTCTCCCCGAAGCTCCTCCGCGCGGCCCCACCCCGCCCGACCCCCCACCCCGACCGCGGCTACTTCCCCCTGGCCCAAGCAACAATCGACACGGCCGACGCGATACTCCAGATCACGGACACCACCAAGACGACGAACGACCTGAAGGACACCTGA